The sequence ACTGCCACAAGTCGATCCTCCACTCGATCATCATGACCGGCGCGGTGCCGGTGTTCCTGACGCCGACGCGCAACCACTACGGCATCATCGGGCCGATTCCGCTCGAAGAGTTCAAGATCGAGAACATCCGCAAGAAGATCGCCGCCAACCCCTTCGTGAGCAAGACTGCGGCCAAGAACCCGCGCATCCTCACCATCACCCAGTTGACCTACGACGGCGTGCTGTACAACGTCGAGGCCATCAAGCAGATGCTCGACGGCGAGATTGACACCCTGCACTTCGACGAAGCCTGGCTGCCGCACGCCGCCTTCCACGACTTCTATGGCGATTACCACGCCATCGGCGAGGACCGCCCGCGCTGCAAGGAGTCGATGGTGTTCTCGACCCAGTCGACCCACAAGATGCTGGCCGGCCTGTCGCAGGCGTCGCAGATCCTGGTGCAGGACTCGGAGGCGCGGCAGCTCGACCGCGACATCTTCAACGAGGCCTACCTGATGCACACCTCGACCTCGCCACAGTACTCGATCATCGCTTCCTGCGATGTCGCGGCGGCGATGATGGAGCCGCCGGGGGGCACCGCCTTGGTCGAGGAGTCCATTGCCGAGGCGCTCGATTTCCGCCGCGCGATGCGCAAGGTGGATGACGAGTTCGGTGACGACGACTGGTGGTTCAAGGTCTGGGGCCCGGAATACCTGTCGGACGACGGCATTGCCGAGCGCGAGGACTGGATGCTGCAGGCCGGCGAGCGCTGGCACGGCTTCGGCGATCTGGCGCCGGGCTTCAACATGCTCGACCCGATCAAGGCCACGCTGATCACGCCGGGGCTGGATGTGGACGGCGACTTTGCCGACTGGGGCATCCCGGCCGGCGTGCTGACCAAGTACCTGGCCGAGCATGGCATCGTGGTCGAGAAAACCGGGCTGTACTCCTTCTTCATCATGTTCACCATCGGTATCACCAAGGGCCGCTGGAACACCCTGGTGACCGAGCTGCAGCAGTTCAAGGACGACTTCGACCGCAACCGCCCGCTGTGGCGCGTGATGCCCGAGTTCATCGCCAAGCACCCGCGCTACGAGCGCGTCGGACTGAAGGATCTGTGCCTGCAGATCCACGCCTTCTATCAGGCGCACGACGTGGCGAAGCTGACCACCGAGATGTACCTGTCCGACATGGTGCCGGCCATGCGCCCGACCGATGCCTTTGCCAAGACGGCGCATCGCGAAGTGGATCGTGTGCCGATCGATGAGCTCGAAGGCCGTGTGACCAGTGTGTTGTTGACGCCGTACCCGCCGGGCATCCCGTTGCTGATTCCGGGCGAGCGTTTCAATGCCACCATCGTGCGCTATCTGCGCTTTGCCCGTGATTTCAACGGCAGCTTCCCCGGCTTCGAGACCGATATCCACGGCCTGGTGAAGAGCGAGATCGATGGCGAAACACGATACTGCGTCGACTGCGTGATCCAGGACTGACCCGCAGCAAAAAAGCAAAAAGCCCCCGCGAGATCACGGGAGCTTTTTGCTTGCCGGCAACTCAGGCGATGCGGCGATACTCGACGAAGTCCACCGCGTGCTCGTTGTCAGCATCCTGCGGGTGGTGCCGGCGTGCGGTTTCTTTGAAGGCGGCGTGGTCGATGGCCGGGAAGAACGCGTCGCCGTCGATCTCGGCATCCACCTCGGTCAGCAACAGCCGAGCGGCCAGCGGCAGCGCCAGCGCGTAGATCTGCGCGCCACCAATGACAAACACTGTGGCGTTGTCGGCACAGGCTGCCGTCGCTTCCGCCAGGCTGCCGACGACGCGGGCGCCCGGCGCCGTATAGCCGGGGTCGCGGCTGATCACGATATTCGTGCGGCCGGGCAGTGGCCGCCCGAGCGATTCCCAGGTCTTGCGCCCCATCACGATCGGATGGCCGAGTGTGGTCGCCTTGAAGTGGGCCAGATCGGCCTTTAGCCGCCAGGGCAGTGCGTTGTCCTTGCCAATGGCGCCGTTGCGGGCGACGGCCGCGATCAGGACGACGTCGGGCGCGCTCATACGGCCACCGGGGCCGCGATGTGCGGGTGCGGCTCGTAGCCCTCGAGCGTGAAGTCCTCGAAGCGGAAGGCGAACAGGTCGTTCACCGCGGGGTTGATCTTCAGTGTGGGCAGGGGGCGTGGTGTGCGCGACAGCTGCAGCCGGGTCTGCTCCAGGTGGTTCTTGTACAGATGGCAGTCGCCGCCGGTCCAGACGAAGTCGCCGGGCGCGAGGTCGCAGACCTGTGCCACCATCATCGTCAGCAGGGCATACGACGCAATATTGAAGGGCACACCCAGGAAGATGTCTGCGCTGCGCTGATACAACTGGCAGGACAGGCGGCCATCGGCCACGTAGAACTGGAACAGCGCATGGCAGGGGGGCAGCGCCATGCGGTCGACATCCGACGGGTTCCAGGCCGACACCAGGTGTCGCCGGGAGTCGGGGGAGGCCTTCAGTCCGGCGATCAGCTGCCGGATCTGGTCGATCTCGCCGCCGTCGCGCGCCGGCCAGTGCCGCCACTGATGGCCATAGACCGGGCCGAGATCGCCATTCTCGTCGGCCCATTCGTTCCAGATCGACACCCCGTTGGCCTTCAGGTAGGCGATATTGGTGTCGCCCGTCAGGAACCACAGCAATTCGTGGATGATCGATTTCACATGCAGCTTCTTGGTGGTGAGCAGCGGGAAGCCCTCCGCCAGATCGAAGCGCATCTGATAACCGAAAACGGACAGCGTCCCGGTGCCCGTCCGGTCGGATTTGTCATGCCCGTGATCGAGTACGTGCTGCATGAGGTCGAGATACTGTTGCATTCGGTCTGCCCAGGGAAAGCGTCATCAGGATCGGCGATTGTACCGCGCGGGGCATCGCGTCGCGCAGGGTGTGCCGCGCGTCAAAAACCGCAGAGAACGACGTTGATCGGCCGGCGTTGTGTGAAATAATGCTTCAAACAACAAAGAGATGCCGGTTCTCCTATGAGAGCAACATGTTCCTGAGCGCGTCGAGTCCTTCGCCCGAAACCTCCCGCCTGCTGGACGAGGTCCGGTGGCGCCTGGCCTCGTTGCCGGCGCATGAGCCGGGCCTGGCGCTGGACGAGATCGCCGCGGGCATCGAGTTGATGCTTGAGGGGCCGGAGTGGCCGCTCGAGCAGTTCGTCTCGGCGCTGCGTGAATTCGACGAATCCGCCCAGCCGGTCATCCGTGAGGCGGCACAGGGCTTCTTGCAAGCGGCGGCGCTTGGCACGAACCGTGGCGAGGTCTTGCATGCGGCATCGACTCGCCTGTTTCGTGCCATTGCGCAGGCGGGGCAAGTTGTCTTGCAGCGTCAGCGTTACGCCGGAACTGCGCCGCAGGCGCTCTCCGCTGAGGTGGCAACCCGCCTGATGCGGGCCGAAGCCAGTCGGCTGAAATGGGCGCATCTGCTGTATGGCCCCTACGAGGATGTGCTGTGGCGACAGATGGGCGCCGCCTTCCTTGAAGCAGAAGAAGACGGGCGCCTGACCCTGCCGGTACGTCTGCGTCAGTCGCGCGACACCGAAACCTCCACCTACCGCGAGTACCTGCGCGCGGTCGCCCTGCAGTGCTCCGGGCTCGACCAGATGCCTGTCGAGCTGGTCGATGTCGCCGACCGCTTGATCCTGCACCTGCTGCCGGCCCTCCATCTCGGCGCGGGGCCAGTCGAAGGGGCGCGCTTTGTGGTCTCTCCCCTGATGGGAAACGAGCCCCGCCGCCTGATCAAGGCGCTACCCGCCGATGAGCCTGCCTGGTATTTCTCCCCGCTCCTGGCCGAGCGGGTTCTCGGCGAGCTGGAACTCATGATCAAGAAAGGCGTTGTTCCGGGGGGGCTCGGCGTCGGGCCGGGCGCCAAGGACCTCGTCGCTGCGTGCATTCGTCACTTCCGTCGCACCTGGTATGACACCCCTGCGGCAAGGCGCCACCGGCGCCATGCCATCAGCGGCAAGCTCGCAGCCGTGCGCGGCTTTCCGTCCTTCAGTCAGCTCATCACAGGTGGCGACCCTGGCAGCGTCGCCACTTGGGATCTGCGCGATGTCAGCGTCGGCGGGCTGGGCGTGGTCGCGCCGGTGACAGAGTTCGGGTTGCCGCGGATTGGCGAAATGATCGCCATGCGCTCGGAAGACACGGCCGCCTGGCGACTGGGCATGGTGCGTCGCATCCAGCGGGATGACATCAGTCGTGCCTTCGTTGGCGTGGAAACCTTTGCGCTGGACCCGCGGGTGGTTCGTGCCGACGATGGTCGGGCGCCGGTCGAGGTGTTGCTGTGCGATCCGTTGCGCCGTGGCGCGTCGCTCAGGGTGGCAGCCCCCGCGGGGGTGTTGCGCCCAAGTGCCTCCCTGTTCGTTGCTGAGCACGGCGCCATCCAGAAGCTCAAGCCGTTGGGGAAGGTGTGGCGGGGGCACGAATTCGAGGTGCGTACCTATATTGCCGTGTAAGGGCCGCCGGACACGCGGAGCCGGCCCGGGCCCGCTGGGAAGAGCGGCGTGATTCGCAGCCCCCTGCGATGGCGGCGGTCAGTCAAGGATGGCGCGCCCACCGCACGCAGCTGGCAGCCCCGCGAGACAGGCCGTGCTTTTGTGAGCCGGGCGACGCTTTCCCCACGTGGTCATCAGGCGCCGTTTTGCCCGTCTTGAAATAAAGTAGGAGCGGGTGGTTGACATGTATTTTGTGGTGTCTATAATTCGCACCTCGCTTGAACGCAGTGCGGTTGAGCGAGGCGCCCGGAGCGGGTTTCGGCAGAAAAAGAAGTGGCTCTGGGGGTTGACGAAGCGGTTCGGTTCTGTAAGAATTCCGCTTCTTCGCTGAGCGAAATTTTGAAAAAGATTTTGACGGCGAGCTCTTTAAAAATTTGGACAACCGATAGGTGTGGGTGCTCGGTTGATGCGGTGTAACACGGCGCAAGCTGTGTGAAATTCGCAGTAATTGAGCGCTCATGTCAGTTTCTGATATTGAGTGCGAGTAGATTGAACTTAAGAGTTTGATCCTGGCTCAGATTGAACGCTGGCGGCATGCTTTACACATGCAAGTCGAACGGTAACAGGGGCTTCGGCCCGCTGACGAGTGGCGAACGGGTGAGTAATGCATCGGAACGTACCCAGTAGTGGGGGATAGCCCGGCGAAAGCCGGATTAATACCGCATATTTCCTGAGGGAGAAAGCGGGGGACCTTCGGGCCTCGCGCTACTGGAGCGGCTGATGTCGGATTAGCTAGTTGGTGGGGTAAAGGCCTACCAAGGCGACGATCCGTAGCTGGTCTGAGAGGATGATCAGCCACACTGGGACTGAGACACGGCCCAGACTCCTACGGGAGGCAGCAGTGGGGAATTTTGGACAATGGGCGAAAGCCTGATCCAGCCATGCCGCGTGAGTGAAGAAGGCCTTCGGGTTGTAAAGCTCTTTCAGGTGGAAAGAAATCACTACCCCGAAT comes from Denitromonas sp. and encodes:
- a CDS encoding arginine/lysine/ornithine decarboxylase; the encoded protein is MRFQFPIIIIDEDFRSENTSGFGVRALAKAIEGENIEVLGVTSYGDLASFAQQQSRASTFIVSIDDEEFNSPEASDKAINDLRQFVTEIRFRNADIPIFLYGETRTSRHIPNDVLREMHGFIHMFEDTPEFIARYVVREARSYLDSLPPPFFRALTHYAADGSYSWHCPGHSGGVAFLKSPVGQMFHQFFGENMLRADVCNAVDELGQLLDHTGPVAASERNAARIFHCDHLYFVTNGTSTSNKMVWHSTVAPGDVVVVDRNCHKSILHSIIMTGAVPVFLTPTRNHYGIIGPIPLEEFKIENIRKKIAANPFVSKTAAKNPRILTITQLTYDGVLYNVEAIKQMLDGEIDTLHFDEAWLPHAAFHDFYGDYHAIGEDRPRCKESMVFSTQSTHKMLAGLSQASQILVQDSEARQLDRDIFNEAYLMHTSTSPQYSIIASCDVAAAMMEPPGGTALVEESIAEALDFRRAMRKVDDEFGDDDWWFKVWGPEYLSDDGIAEREDWMLQAGERWHGFGDLAPGFNMLDPIKATLITPGLDVDGDFADWGIPAGVLTKYLAEHGIVVEKTGLYSFFIMFTIGITKGRWNTLVTELQQFKDDFDRNRPLWRVMPEFIAKHPRYERVGLKDLCLQIHAFYQAHDVAKLTTEMYLSDMVPAMRPTDAFAKTAHREVDRVPIDELEGRVTSVLLTPYPPGIPLLIPGERFNATIVRYLRFARDFNGSFPGFETDIHGLVKSEIDGETRYCVDCVIQD
- a CDS encoding dihydrofolate reductase codes for the protein MSAPDVVLIAAVARNGAIGKDNALPWRLKADLAHFKATTLGHPIVMGRKTWESLGRPLPGRTNIVISRDPGYTAPGARVVGSLAEATAACADNATVFVIGGAQIYALALPLAARLLLTEVDAEIDGDAFFPAIDHAAFKETARRHHPQDADNEHAVDFVEYRRIA
- a CDS encoding thymidylate synthase, with the translated sequence MQQYLDLMQHVLDHGHDKSDRTGTGTLSVFGYQMRFDLAEGFPLLTTKKLHVKSIIHELLWFLTGDTNIAYLKANGVSIWNEWADENGDLGPVYGHQWRHWPARDGGEIDQIRQLIAGLKASPDSRRHLVSAWNPSDVDRMALPPCHALFQFYVADGRLSCQLYQRSADIFLGVPFNIASYALLTMMVAQVCDLAPGDFVWTGGDCHLYKNHLEQTRLQLSRTPRPLPTLKINPAVNDLFAFRFEDFTLEGYEPHPHIAAPVAV